The stretch of DNA CCGCGGGCCATCAGGTAGAAGAGCTGTTCGTCGTCGAAGCGGCCTGTGGTGCTCGCGTGGCCCGCTCCGACGATCTCGCCGGTCTCGATCTCCAGGTTCGGCACCGAGTCGACCCGCGCGCCGTCCGTGAGGACGAGGTTGCGGTTCATCTCGTAGGTGTCGGTGCCCTCGGCAGCGGCCTCGATGAGGACGTCGCCGATCCAGACGGCGTGCGCCTCGTCGCCCTGCAACGCGCCCTTGTAGCTGACGTTGGACTTGCAGTGCGGGGCGTTGTGGTCGACGAGGAGCCGGTGCTCCTGGTGCTGGCCCGCGTCGGTGAAGTAGAGCCCGAACAGCTCGGCCTCGCCGCCGGGGCCCGCGTAGGCGACGCGCGGGTGCAGCCGTACGACGTCGCCGCCGAAGGTGACGACGACCGACTTGAAGGAGGCGTCGCGGCCGACGAGCGCGTTGTGCTGGGCGACGTGGACGGCCTTGTCGTCCCAGTCCTGGACGGAGACGACGGTGAGCTTGGCACCGTCGCCGATCAGGAAGTCGACGCCCGCCGCGAGCACGGCGTCGCCGGTGTGGTCGAGCACGACGACGGCCTCGGCGAAGGCGCCGAGCTCCACCACCGTGTGGGCGTAGGCGATGCCGCCCTCACCGTGCACGGCGATCCTGACGGGCTCGTCGAGTAC from Streptomyces tsukubensis encodes:
- the sufD gene encoding Fe-S cluster assembly protein SufD, whose protein sequence is MAEAQNSPKPATPGQGAPPPVGSTTAGSIAVAAESTVATRMSAPPSFDVADFPVPHGREEEWRFTPLERLRGLHDGTAVGGGSVRVEVTAPEGVTQETVDRADPRVGKAGTPVDRVAAQAYSSFEKATVISVAKEAVLDEPVRIAVHGEGGIAYAHTVVELGAFAEAVVVLDHTGDAVLAAGVDFLIGDGAKLTVVSVQDWDDKAVHVAQHNALVGRDASFKSVVVTFGGDVVRLHPRVAYAGPGGEAELFGLYFTDAGQHQEHRLLVDHNAPHCKSNVSYKGALQGDEAHAVWIGDVLIEAAAEGTDTYEMNRNLVLTDGARVDSVPNLEIETGEIVGAGHASTTGRFDDEQLFYLMARGIGEEDSRRLVVRGFFAELVQQIGLPDVEARLLTRIEEELEASV